In a genomic window of Punica granatum isolate Tunisia-2019 chromosome 6, ASM765513v2, whole genome shotgun sequence:
- the LOC116211050 gene encoding aconitate hydratase 1 yields the protein MAFENPFKSILKTLEKPGGAGEFGKYYSLPSLNDPRIDRLPYSIRILLESAIRNCDEFQVKSKDVEKIIDWENTSPKQVEIPFKPARVLLQDFTGVPAVVDLACMRDAMNSLGGDPNKINPLVPVDLVIDHSVQVDVARSENAVQANMELEFHRNKERFGFLKWGSNAFHNMLVVPPGSGIVHQVNLEYLGRVVFSTNGILYPDSVVGTDSHTTMIDGLGVAGWGVGGIEAEAAMLGQPMSMVIPGVVGFKLTGKLRNGVTATDLVLTVTQMLRKHGVVGKFVEFHGEGMSELSLADRATIANMSPEYGATMGFFPVDHVTLQYLKLTGRSAETVSMIESYLRANKMFVDYSEPMVERTYSSYMELDLKDVEPCVSGPKRPHDRVPLKEMKVDWHACLDNRVGFKGFAVPKESQSKVVDFTFQGTPAQLRHGDVVIAAITSCTNTSNPSVMLGAALVAKKASELGLEVKPWIKTSLAPGSGVVTKYLQKSGLQKYLNQLGFNIVGYGCTTCIGNSGDLEEAVASAISENDIVAAAVLSGNRNFEGRVHPLTRANYLASPPLVVAYALAGTVDIDFETEAVGVGKDGKNVYLRDIWPSNEEVAEVVQSNVLPDMFRATYEAITKGNPMWNQLTVPSSTLYSWDPSSTYIHEPPYFKGMSMSPPGPYGVKDAYCLLNFGDSITTDHISPAGSIHRDSPAARYLMERGVNRRDFNSYGSRRGNDEVMARGTFANIRLVNKLLKGEVGPKTIHIPSGEKLSVFDAAMRYKSDGQETIILAGAEYGSGSSRDWAAKGPKLLGVKAVIAKSFERIHRSNLVGMGIIPLCFKPGEDADTLGLTGHERFTIDLPNRVSEIRPGQDVTVVANSGKLFTCTLRFDTEVELAYFDHGGILQYAIRNLIGASH from the exons ATGG CTTTCGAGAATCCATTCAAGAGCATACTCAAGACCCTCGAGAAGCCCGGCGGTGCCGGCGAGTTCGGCAAGTACTACAGCTTGCCGTCCCTCAACGACCCTCGAATCG ATAGGCTGCCCTACTCGATTCGGATTCTTCTTGAATCGGCTATTCGGAACTGCGATGAGTTTCAGGTCAAAAGTAAGGATGTCGAGAAGATCATTGACTGGGAAAACACTTCCCCTAAGCAGGTTGAAATCCCATTCAAGCCCGCGAGGGTGCTGCTTCAG GATTTTACTGGGGTTCCAGCTGTCGTGGATTTGGCTTGTATGCGTGATGCGATGAATAGCCTTGGAGGTGATCCGAACAAGATTAACCCACTG GTTCCTGTAGATCTTGTGATCGATCACTCTGTTCAGGTTGATGTGGCTAGATCAGAGAATGCTGTGCAAGCAAACATGGAACTCGAATTCCACAGGAACAAAGAAAGGTTTGGTTTTCTTAAGTGGGGATCTAATGCATTCCACAACATGCTTGTGGTTCCTCCTGGATCGGGAATTGTCCATCAG GTGAACTTAGAATATCTTGGGAGAGTCGTTTTCAGTACAAATGGCATCCTCTACCCTGATAGCGTAGTCGGGACTGATTCCCACACGACCATGATTGATGGATTGGGTGTTGCTGGGTGGGGAGTTGGAGGAATTGAAGCTGAGGCTGCAATGCTTGGTCAA CCTATGAGCATGGTCATTCCTGGTGTTGTTGGATTCAAATTAACGGGAAAACTCAGAAATGGTGTGACAGCTACTGATTTGGTCCTGACTGTTACCCAAATGCTGAGGAAGCATGGAGTTGTTGGCAAGTTTGTGGAGTTTCATG GAGAGGGCATGAGTGAGCTCTCGCTGGCAGACCGTGCCACAATAGCCAACATGTCTCCCGAGTATGGAGCAACAATGGGTTTCTTCCCGGTTGATCATGTCACCCTTCAGTACCTCAAATTGACTGGAAGAAGCGCAGAAACT GTTTCCATGATAGAGTCTTATTTGCGGGCAAACAAGATGTTTGTAGACTACAGTGAG CCCATGGTGGAGCGAACATATTCTTCATATATGGAATTGGATCTGAAGGATGTCGAACCTTGTGTCTCGGGCCCAAAAAG GCCTCACGACCGGGTACCAttgaaagaaatgaaagtgGATTGGCACGCTTGCTTGGACAATAGAGTCGGATTCAAG GGTTTTGCAGTGCCTAAGGAATCCCAGTCAAAGGTTGTAGATTTTACATTCCAAGGGACCCCAGCACAGCTTCGCCATGGTGATGTTGTTATAGCAGCTATCACGAGTTGCACGAATACCTCGAATCCTAGTGTGATGCTTGGTGCTGCTTTAGTTGCGAAGAAGGCTTCTGAATTAGGGTTGGAG GTAAAGCCATGGATCAAGACGAGTCTTGCTCCAGGTTCTGGTGTTGTAACCAAATATCTGCAGAAAAG TGGTCTGCAGAAGTATCTGAACCAGCTGGGGTTCAACATTGTGGGCTACGGGTGCACAACATGCATTGGAAATTCTGGGGACCTTGAAGAAGCAGTTGCATCAGCTATCAGCGAAAATG ATATTGTAGCAGCAGCTGTGTTGTCTGGCAATAGGAACTTTGAAGGTCGTGTTCATCCATTGACGAGGGCAAACTATCTCGCTTCTCCTCCCCTCGTGGTTGCCTATGCTCTTGCTGGCACA GTGGACATTGACTTTGAAACAGAGGCTGTCGGGGTGGGCAAAGATGGAAAGAACGTGTATTTGAGAGATATTTGGCCATCAAATGAAGAAGTAGCAGAA GTTGTTCAGTCAAATGTCCTGCCAGACATGTTCAGAGCTACCTATGAAGCAATCACCAAGGGGAACCCCATGTGGAACCAGCTGACTGTGCCCTCTAGCACCCTCTACTCTTGGGACCCGAGCTCAACTTACATCCACGAGCCACCCTACTTCAAGGGCATGTCCATGTCTCCCCCTGGACCATACGGAGTCAAGGATGCCTACTGCCTCCTTAACTTCGGGGACAGCATCACAACTGATCACATCTCACCAGCTGGCAGCATCCATAGGGACAGCCCTGCTGCAAGATACCTGATGGAGCGCGGTGTCAACAGGAGGGACTTCAACTCCTATGGTAGCCGCCGGGGCAATGATGAGGTAATGGCAAGGGGAACCTTTGCGAATATTCGGCTAGTTAATAAGCTCTTGAAGGGGGAGGTAGGGCCCAAGACTATTCACATTCCCAGCGGAGAGAAATTATCGGTCTTCGATGCAGCCATG AGGTATAAGAGCGACGGGCAAGAGACCATTATTTTGGCTGGCGCAGAGTATGGTAGTGGAAGCTCCCGCGATTGGGCAGCCAAGGGTCCGAAGCTTCTG GGTGTTAAAGCTGTGATAGCGAAGAGCTTCGAGCGGATTCACCGAAGCAACTTAGTTGGAATGGGCATCATCCCATTGTGTTTCAAGCCCGGCGAGGATGCTGATACTCTTGGGTTGACTGGCCACGAGCGGTTCACCATTGACCTCCCGAACCGCGTGAGCGAGATAAGACCAGGCCAAGACGTAACGGTGGTTGCCAACAGCGGCAAGTTGTTTACTTGTACACTGCGGTTTGACACTGAG GTGGAGTTGGCTTATTTCGATCACGGCGGCATCTTGCAGTATGCAATCAGGAACTTGATTGGTGCGAGCCACTGA
- the LOC116212068 gene encoding uncharacterized protein LOC116212068: MFKKAVTDYNIAIGRVFKFVKNDNKRVRAKCRSEGCKWEIFCSWSNEVKTFKIKKFVEPHTCARGFKNKQANKKWLAAQLVDKLRSYLTMSAHDAFEWFKRYRDIHVYDYQIYRAMSVARKIVEGFERLQYQKLWDYCKELRRRNPNSTFGLTVDRPTLELPPTFDRLYICFNANVHGFKEGCRPLIGLDGCFLKGYYGGQLLSAVAQDGNQHFYVIAIAVVAQENRDTWSWFLSNLLGDIGQYSDNGWNFISDQQKFNSKIVKFKGKPIITILEEIRCYLMGKMNKHRLKANSFVGPICPVAQSRLDKSRKDSSYWTPEWVGDADGYKFQVWKRPQCKVVDLGVGTCSCRMWQLTGIPCAHAIACMAYNNLEPEKYVHSWYSTERWRATYVPYIEPITGESDWHQTELSPIEPPAFKRPAGRPKQRRR; the protein is encoded by the exons ATGTTCAAGAAAGCTGTGACAGATTATAACATAGCAATAGGAAGGGTGTTCAAGTTTGTGAAGAATGACAACAAAAGGGTTAGGGCAAAGTGTAGATCGGAAGGGTGCAAATGGGAGATCTTTTGTTCTTGGAGTAATGAGGTGAAAACTTTCAAAATAAAGAAGTTCGTGGAGCCACATACTTGTGCTAGGGGGTTCAAAAACAAGCAAGCTAATAAGAAGTGGTTGGCTGCTCAACTTGTTGATAAATTAAGATCTTACCTGACAATGTCAGCACATGATGCTTTTGAGTGGTTTAAAAGGTATAGAGATATTCATGTATATGACTATCAGATATACAGAGCAATGAGCGTGGCCAGGAAAATTGTAGAGGGATTTGAGAGGTTGCAATATCAAAAATTGTGGGACTATTGTAAGGAGCTTAGGAGGCGGAATCCTAATTCTACATTTGGTTTGACAGTAGATAGACCTACTTTAGAGCTGCCACCAACATTTGATAGGCTATACATTTGCTTTAATGCAAATGTACATGGGTTTAAAGAAGGATGCAGACCCCTCATTGGGTTGGATGGGTGTTTTCTAAAGGGATATTATGGAGGACAGTTACTGTCTGCTGTTGCTCAAGATGGCAATCAACATTTCTATGTGATTGCAATAGCTGTTGTTGCGCAAGAAAATAGGGATACATGGAGTTGGTTTTTGAGTAATTTGCTTGGGGATATTGGACAGTACAGTGACAATGGTTGGAACTTTATATCAGATCAGCAGAAG TTTAACTCGAAGATTGTGAAGTTCAAAGGTAAGCCAATCATTACGATACTTGAAGAGATTAGATGTTAtttgatggggaagatgaataAGCACAGATTGAAGGCAAATAGCTTTGTGGGTCCAATTTGTCCAGTAGCACAGAGTAGGCTAGACAAGTCTAGAAAAGATAGTTCATATTGGACTCCTGAGTGGGTTGGTGATGCAGATGGTTACAAATTTCAAGTGTGGAAAAGGCCTCAATGCAAGGTGGTAGATTTAGGTGTTGGAACTTGTAGTTGTAGAATGTGGCAGTTAACTGGGATACCATGTGCACATGCTATTGCTTGCATGGCTTATAATAATTTGGAACCCGAGAAGTATGTTCACTCGTGGTATTCTACTGAACGATGGAGAGCCACATATGTTCCATACATCGAACCAATTACTGGTGAAAGTGACTGGCACCAAACTGAACTGTCACCAATTGAACCACCAGCATTTAAAAGACCAGCTGGAAGGCCTAAGCAAAGGAGAAGGTAA